Proteins encoded by one window of Serratia nevei:
- a CDS encoding YcbK family protein → MDKIDHHRRKWLALGGAAMGIALLPGQAFASLSTARPRILVLNNLNTGESIKAEFFDGKGYNKEELVRLNHLFRDYRANKVKSIDPRLFDHLYRLQGLLGTSKPVQLISGYRSVDTNNELRAHSRGVAKHSYHTKGQAMDFHIEGIQLSNIRKAALKMRAGGVGYYPRSNFVHIDTGPVRTW, encoded by the coding sequence ATGGACAAAATTGATCATCACCGCCGTAAATGGCTGGCGCTAGGTGGCGCCGCTATGGGCATAGCGCTGCTTCCAGGGCAGGCGTTTGCCAGTCTTTCCACCGCTCGGCCGCGTATTTTAGTGCTGAATAACCTGAATACCGGTGAATCTATTAAAGCCGAGTTCTTTGACGGCAAAGGTTACAATAAAGAAGAGTTGGTGCGGCTAAATCATCTGTTCCGCGATTATCGCGCCAACAAGGTTAAATCGATCGATCCCCGCTTGTTTGATCACCTCTATCGCCTGCAGGGGCTGCTGGGCACCAGCAAGCCGGTGCAGCTGATCTCCGGATACCGTTCCGTAGATACCAACAACGAACTGCGTGCGCATAGCCGCGGCGTGGCCAAGCACAGCTACCACACCAAAGGCCAGGCGATGGATTTCCATATCGAAGGCATCCAATTGAGTAATATCCGTAAAGCGGCGTTAAAAATGCGCGCCGGTGGTGTAGGATATTACCCACGTAGCAACTTCGTACACATCGATACCGGCCCGGTTCGGACCTGGTAA
- a CDS encoding MBL fold metallo-hydrolase has protein sequence MKYHLIPVTAFSQNCSLIWCENTQQAALVDPGGEAEKIKAEVARQGVTITQILLTHGHLDHVGAAAELADHYQVPIYGPDKEDAFWLDGLPAQSRMFGLEECAPLTPTRWLLEGDEMQVGEMTLKVLHCPGHTPGHIVFINEQARLALVGDVLFNGGVGRSDFPRGDHQALIASIRTKLLPLGDDMRFIPGHGPMSTFGHERQTNPFLREEPAVW, from the coding sequence ATGAAATACCATCTTATTCCCGTTACCGCCTTTAGCCAGAATTGCAGCCTGATTTGGTGCGAAAACACGCAGCAGGCGGCGTTGGTCGATCCCGGCGGTGAAGCGGAGAAAATCAAAGCGGAAGTCGCGCGGCAGGGGGTGACGATCACTCAGATTCTGCTGACGCACGGTCATTTGGATCACGTCGGTGCGGCGGCGGAGCTGGCGGACCATTATCAGGTGCCGATCTACGGCCCGGATAAAGAAGACGCGTTTTGGCTGGACGGTTTGCCGGCGCAGAGTCGGATGTTTGGACTGGAAGAGTGCGCGCCGCTGACGCCGACCCGCTGGCTGTTGGAAGGCGATGAGATGCAGGTGGGCGAGATGACGCTCAAGGTGCTGCACTGTCCTGGGCATACGCCGGGCCACATCGTCTTTATCAATGAGCAGGCGCGTTTGGCGCTGGTGGGCGACGTGCTGTTTAACGGCGGCGTGGGGCGCAGCGACTTCCCGCGCGGTGACCATCAGGCGCTGATTGCCTCTATTCGTACCAAACTGCTGCCGTTGGGCGACGACATGCGCTTTATTCCCGGCCATGGCCCGATGTCGACCTTCGGCCACGAGCGCCAGACCAACCCGTTCCTGCGCGAAGAGCCGGCGGTGTGGTAA
- a CDS encoding amino acid aminotransferase has protein sequence MFEKITAAPADPILGLTDIFRADARPNKINLGIGVYKDETGKTPVLTSVKKAEQYLLENETTKNYLGIEGIPAFASCTQALLFGKESPIIADRRARTAQTPGGTGGLRVAADFIANQTSAKRIWISNPSWPNHKNVFSAVGLEVLEYAYYDAANHALDFDGLLNSLKQAQAGDVVLFHGCCHNPTGIDPTAEQWAQLAELSVANGWLPLFDFAYQGFANGLEEDAQGLRIFAAKHKELIVASSYSKNFGLYNERVGACTIVAADAETADRAFSQVKAAIRANYSNPPSHGAAVVATILGNDALRAMWEQELTDMRQRIHRMRQLFVNTLQEKGAQQDFSFIIQQNGMFSFSGLTKEQVLRLREEFGVYAVNSGRVNVAGMTPDNMAPLCEAIVAVL, from the coding sequence ATGTTTGAAAAAATCACCGCCGCACCCGCCGACCCGATCCTGGGCCTGACCGACATTTTCCGCGCCGACGCCCGCCCGAATAAAATCAATTTAGGGATTGGCGTTTATAAAGACGAAACCGGTAAAACCCCGGTGCTGACCAGCGTAAAAAAAGCTGAGCAGTATCTGCTGGAAAATGAGACCACCAAAAACTATCTCGGTATTGAAGGCATCCCGGCGTTCGCCAGCTGCACGCAAGCGCTGTTGTTCGGCAAAGAGAGCCCGATCATCGCCGATCGTCGCGCGCGCACCGCACAGACGCCAGGCGGCACCGGCGGCCTGCGCGTGGCGGCAGACTTTATCGCTAACCAGACCAGCGCCAAACGCATCTGGATCAGCAACCCAAGCTGGCCGAACCACAAGAACGTCTTTAGCGCCGTGGGCCTGGAAGTGCTGGAATACGCCTACTACGACGCCGCCAACCACGCGTTGGATTTCGACGGCCTGCTGAACAGCCTGAAACAGGCGCAGGCCGGCGATGTGGTGCTGTTCCACGGCTGTTGCCATAACCCGACCGGTATCGATCCAACGGCGGAGCAGTGGGCGCAGCTGGCCGAACTTTCCGTCGCCAACGGCTGGCTGCCGCTGTTCGACTTCGCTTATCAGGGCTTCGCCAATGGACTGGAAGAGGATGCGCAGGGCCTGCGTATTTTCGCCGCCAAACATAAAGAGCTGATCGTCGCCAGTTCCTACTCGAAAAACTTCGGTCTGTACAATGAGCGCGTCGGCGCTTGCACCATTGTGGCTGCCGATGCCGAAACCGCCGACCGCGCCTTTAGCCAGGTGAAAGCGGCGATTCGCGCCAACTACTCCAACCCGCCGTCACACGGCGCCGCCGTGGTCGCTACCATTCTGGGCAACGACGCTCTGCGCGCGATGTGGGAGCAGGAACTGACCGATATGCGCCAGCGTATTCACCGCATGCGTCAGCTGTTCGTGAATACTCTGCAGGAGAAAGGCGCGCAGCAGGACTTCAGCTTCATCATCCAGCAGAACGGCATGTTCTCGTTCAGCGGCCTGACCAAAGAACAGGTGCTGCGTCTGCGTGAAGAGTTCGGCGTCTACGCCGTGAACTCAGGCCGGGTGAACGTGGCCGGCATGACGCCGGACAACATGGCGCCGCTGTGTGAAGCCATCGTCGCCGTGCTCTAA
- the ompC gene encoding porin OmpC: MMKRNILAVVIPALLAAGAANAAEIYNKDGNKLDLYGKVDGLHYFSKDKGNDGDQTYVRFGFKGETQITDQLTGYGQWEYNVQSNHSESQGTEGTKTRLGFAGLKFADYGSFDYGRNYGVLYDVEGWTDMLPEFGGDTYTYTDNFMTGRTNGVATYRNNNFFGLVDGLNFALQYQGKNQNDGRDVKKQNGDGWGISSTYDIGEGVSFGAAYASSNRTDDQKLRSNERGDKADAWTVGAKYDANNVYLAAMYAETRNMTPFGGGDFTNTCAASEKCGGFASKTQNFEVTAQYQFDFGLRPEVSYLQSKGKNLNVPGAGSDQDLVKYVSVGTTYYFNKNMSTYVDYKINLLDDNAFTKATGTATDDIVAVGLVYQF; this comes from the coding sequence ATGATGAAGCGCAACATTCTTGCAGTGGTTATCCCGGCTCTGTTGGCTGCTGGTGCAGCAAACGCAGCTGAAATCTACAACAAAGACGGCAACAAGCTGGATCTGTACGGCAAAGTTGACGGTCTGCACTACTTCTCCAAAGACAAAGGTAATGACGGCGATCAGACCTATGTTCGTTTTGGCTTCAAAGGTGAAACTCAGATTACTGACCAACTGACCGGTTACGGCCAGTGGGAATACAACGTTCAGTCCAACCACTCCGAGTCTCAGGGCACCGAAGGCACCAAAACCCGTCTGGGCTTTGCCGGTCTGAAATTCGCTGACTACGGCTCCTTCGACTACGGCCGTAACTACGGCGTACTGTACGACGTGGAAGGCTGGACCGATATGCTGCCAGAGTTCGGTGGCGATACCTACACCTACACCGACAACTTCATGACTGGCCGTACCAACGGCGTTGCGACCTATCGTAACAACAACTTCTTCGGTCTGGTTGACGGCCTGAACTTTGCTCTGCAATACCAGGGCAAGAACCAGAACGACGGTCGTGACGTTAAGAAACAGAACGGCGACGGCTGGGGTATCTCCTCTACTTATGACATCGGCGAAGGCGTAAGCTTCGGCGCTGCATACGCTTCTTCCAACCGTACCGACGATCAGAAACTGCGTTCCAACGAGCGTGGCGACAAGGCTGACGCATGGACCGTGGGCGCGAAATACGACGCCAACAACGTTTACCTGGCGGCCATGTATGCAGAAACCCGTAACATGACTCCATTCGGCGGCGGTGACTTCACTAACACCTGTGCTGCTTCTGAAAAATGCGGCGGCTTCGCCAGCAAAACTCAGAACTTCGAAGTGACTGCTCAGTACCAGTTCGACTTCGGTCTGCGTCCAGAAGTGTCTTACCTGCAGTCTAAAGGTAAAAACCTGAACGTCCCAGGCGCGGGTTCTGACCAGGATCTGGTTAAATATGTTTCTGTTGGTACCACTTACTACTTCAACAAAAACATGTCCACCTACGTTGATTACAAAATCAACCTGCTGGATGACAACGCGTTCACCAAAGCAACCGGCACCGCTACTGACGATATCGTAGCTGTTGGTCTGGTGTACCAGTTCTAA
- the asnS gene encoding asparagine--tRNA ligase, with protein sequence MSVVPVVDVLQGRAAVDSEVTVRGWVRTRRDSKAGISFLAVYDGSCFDPLQAVVNNSLPNYQDEVLHLTTGCSVEVTGKVVASPGEGQSFELQATAIKVVGWVDDPDTYPMAAKRHSIEYLREVAHLRPRTNLIGAVARVRHTLAQAIHRFFHENGYFWVSTPLITASDTEGAGEMFRVSTLDLENLPRTDKGTVDFSEDFFGKEAFLTVSGQLNGETYACALSKVYTFGPTFRAENSNTSRHLAEFWMIEPEVAFATLDDVAGLAESMLKYVFQAVLDERADDLKFFAERVDKDAISRLERFVSSDFAQVDYTDAIEILLASGQTFENPVSWGIDLSSEHERYLAEKHFQAPVVVKNYPKDIKAFYMRMNEDGKTVAAMDVLAPGIGEIIGGSQREERLDVLDQRLEEMGLNKEDYWWYRDLRRYGTVPHSGFGLGFERLIAYVTGVQNVRDVIPFPRTPRNASF encoded by the coding sequence ATGAGCGTAGTGCCTGTAGTCGACGTACTGCAAGGTCGTGCTGCGGTTGACAGTGAAGTCACCGTACGCGGCTGGGTACGTACCCGGAGAGATTCAAAAGCTGGTATCTCCTTCCTGGCCGTCTATGACGGTTCCTGCTTTGATCCGTTACAGGCCGTCGTTAATAATTCTCTGCCGAATTATCAGGATGAAGTACTGCACCTGACCACCGGTTGCTCAGTTGAAGTGACCGGTAAGGTCGTCGCCTCACCGGGCGAAGGCCAGAGCTTCGAACTGCAGGCCACCGCGATCAAAGTGGTCGGCTGGGTCGACGATCCAGACACCTACCCGATGGCGGCCAAGCGCCACAGCATCGAATACCTGCGCGAAGTGGCTCACCTGCGCCCGCGCACCAACCTGATCGGCGCCGTGGCGCGCGTGCGTCATACCCTGGCGCAGGCGATCCACCGCTTCTTCCATGAAAACGGCTATTTCTGGGTGTCCACCCCGCTGATCACCGCTTCCGATACCGAAGGCGCCGGCGAGATGTTCCGCGTGTCCACGCTGGATCTGGAAAACCTGCCGCGCACCGACAAGGGCACCGTCGACTTCAGCGAAGACTTCTTCGGTAAAGAAGCCTTCCTTACCGTTTCCGGACAGCTGAACGGCGAAACCTACGCCTGTGCGCTGTCCAAGGTTTACACCTTCGGCCCAACCTTCCGCGCCGAAAACTCCAACACCAGCCGCCACCTGGCGGAATTCTGGATGATCGAGCCGGAAGTGGCCTTCGCGACGCTGGACGACGTTGCCGGCCTGGCCGAAAGTATGTTGAAGTATGTGTTCCAGGCGGTGCTGGATGAACGTGCCGATGACCTGAAATTCTTCGCCGAGCGCGTGGATAAAGACGCAATCTCTCGTCTGGAGCGTTTCGTTTCTTCCGATTTCGCGCAGGTGGACTACACCGACGCCATCGAGATCCTGCTGGCCTCGGGCCAAACCTTCGAAAACCCGGTTTCCTGGGGCATCGATCTCTCTTCCGAGCATGAACGTTACCTGGCTGAGAAACACTTCCAGGCGCCGGTGGTGGTGAAAAACTACCCGAAAGACATCAAAGCGTTCTATATGCGCATGAACGAAGACGGCAAAACCGTCGCGGCCATGGACGTTCTGGCACCGGGCATCGGCGAAATCATCGGCGGCTCGCAGCGTGAAGAACGCCTCGACGTGCTCGATCAGCGTCTGGAAGAGATGGGGCTGAATAAAGAAGACTACTGGTGGTATCGCGATCTGCGCCGCTACGGCACCGTGCCGCATTCCGGTTTCGGCCTGGGCTTTGAACGTTTAATCGCCTATGTCACCGGCGTGCAAAACGTGCGCGATGTGATTCCATTCCCGCGCACGCCACGTAACGCAAGCTTCTAA
- the pncB gene encoding nicotinate phosphoribosyltransferase, translating to MTQYASPILTSLLDTDAYKLHMQQAVFHRYPAISVAAEFRCRGDELLGEYADEIRAQVALMSRLALTDAEFAYLSGLPFFRQDYLNWLRTFRYDPQQVIVENRDGKLHIRIAGPWREVIMWEVPLLAVISEVVHRRRSAQVTPEQAVAHLQTKLAQFKTLAGDLDLSRFKLMDFGTRRRFSQGVQQAIVSTLQAEFPYLSGTSNYDLAHQLGLAPVGTQAHEWFQAHQQISPVLANSQRAALQAWLDEYPDQLGIALTDCITMDAFLRDFGPQFAERYQGLRHDSGDPVEWGEKAIAHYEKLGIDPMSKTLVFSDNLDLDKALALYRHFYQRINLGFGIGTRLTCDIPGVKPLNIVIKLVECKGKPVAKLSDSPGKTICQDQAFVRALRKAFDLPLVKKAS from the coding sequence ATGACTCAATACGCTTCCCCGATTTTGACATCACTGCTTGATACCGATGCTTATAAGCTTCATATGCAGCAAGCAGTGTTCCATCGCTATCCCGCGATCAGCGTGGCGGCGGAATTCCGCTGCCGCGGCGACGAACTGCTGGGCGAATATGCCGACGAGATCCGCGCGCAGGTGGCGCTGATGAGCCGGCTGGCACTGACCGACGCCGAATTCGCTTATCTCTCGGGCCTGCCTTTCTTCCGTCAGGATTATCTGAACTGGCTGCGGACGTTCCGCTACGATCCGCAGCAGGTGATCGTCGAGAACCGCGACGGCAAGCTGCACATCCGCATCGCCGGGCCGTGGCGCGAAGTGATCATGTGGGAAGTGCCGCTGCTGGCGGTGATCAGCGAAGTGGTGCATCGCCGCCGCTCTGCGCAGGTGACGCCGGAACAGGCGGTGGCACATCTGCAGACCAAGCTGGCGCAGTTCAAGACGCTGGCGGGCGATCTGGACCTTTCGCGCTTCAAGCTGATGGACTTCGGCACTCGTCGCCGTTTCTCTCAGGGCGTTCAGCAGGCCATCGTCAGCACCTTGCAGGCCGAATTCCCGTACCTGTCGGGCACCAGCAATTACGATCTGGCTCACCAGCTCGGCCTGGCGCCGGTCGGCACGCAGGCGCATGAATGGTTCCAGGCGCACCAGCAGATAAGCCCGGTGCTGGCCAACAGCCAGCGCGCCGCATTGCAAGCCTGGCTGGATGAATACCCGGACCAGCTTGGCATCGCGCTTACCGACTGCATCACCATGGATGCCTTCCTGCGCGACTTCGGCCCTCAGTTCGCCGAGCGTTATCAGGGGCTGCGCCACGATTCGGGCGATCCCGTCGAGTGGGGTGAAAAGGCCATTGCCCACTACGAGAAACTGGGCATCGACCCGATGAGCAAAACGCTGGTGTTCTCGGACAACCTGGATCTGGACAAAGCGCTGGCGCTCTACCGCCACTTCTATCAACGCATCAACCTCGGATTCGGCATCGGCACGCGCCTGACCTGCGATATTCCCGGCGTCAAGCCGCTGAATATCGTGATCAAACTGGTCGAGTGCAAAGGCAAACCGGTGGCCAAGCTCTCCGACAGCCCCGGCAAAACCATTTGTCAGGATCAGGCGTTCGTCAGGGCCCTGCGCAAAGCCTTCGATCTGCCGCTGGTGAAGAAAGCCAGCTGA